The Methylotenera sp. G11 genome includes a window with the following:
- a CDS encoding TenA family transcriptional regulator, with the protein MTFYQKLLQATEKERNALMSTPLIIEGVKGNISLEVYRAFLTQAYHHVKHTTPLLMSCGGRLPGHYEWLRTAIGEYIEEEMGHQEWVLNDIAECGGDKEAVRASQSPENSASLATEVMVAYAYDMISRINPVGFFGMVLVLEGTSTSVATQAGETLIKSLNLPKKAFSYLLSHGSLDISHVSFYESLVNQITDENDQACLIHSAKIFYQLYGDIFRTIEAEYMHK; encoded by the coding sequence ATGACTTTTTACCAGAAACTGCTGCAAGCCACCGAAAAAGAACGCAACGCACTCATGAGCACACCCTTGATCATCGAAGGAGTCAAAGGGAATATCTCACTTGAGGTTTACAGGGCGTTCCTCACACAGGCTTACCATCACGTCAAACATACCACGCCGCTGCTGATGTCCTGCGGCGGACGCCTGCCCGGCCATTATGAGTGGCTGCGTACCGCTATAGGTGAATACATCGAAGAAGAAATGGGCCATCAGGAATGGGTGCTGAACGATATTGCCGAATGCGGCGGCGACAAAGAAGCCGTTCGCGCGAGCCAATCGCCGGAAAACAGTGCCAGCCTAGCGACCGAGGTCATGGTGGCCTATGCATACGACATGATCAGCCGCATCAACCCGGTTGGTTTTTTCGGCATGGTGCTGGTACTTGAAGGCACCAGCACCTCAGTGGCGACACAGGCCGGCGAAACCCTGATCAAGAGCTTGAACCTGCCTAAGAAAGCGTTCAGCTACCTGCTTTCACACGGCTCGCTCGACATCAGCCACGTGTCATTCTACGAAAGCCTGGTCAACCAGATCACTGATGAGAACGACCAAGCCTGCCTGATTCACAGCGCAAAAATATTTTATCAATTGTATGGCGATATTTTCCGTACAATAGAAGCCGAATACATGCACAAATAA
- a CDS encoding SDR family oxidoreductase, whose product MELKNKRIILTGATGGIGRHIALLLARKGALLALVGRNANNLEELANEINNKGGKASTIVADFELAGAARQVAMQAHEKLGSIDILINNAAIMDFIRFEDQSQERIAHMIQTNVTATIQLAHAVLPAFKAVGQGHFVMIGSILGSLGFPYYATYCASKFAVHGFSQALRRELVDTDIGVTYIAPRGVNTPLNDAATLAMLAKTGGNLDEPGKIAAIVVNALEQEKQEVFIGQPESFFAWLNGVAPKIVNLGLRKQARVAKSFAIRKLK is encoded by the coding sequence ATGGAACTCAAAAACAAACGCATCATACTCACCGGCGCCACCGGTGGCATCGGCAGGCACATTGCGCTACTGCTGGCGCGCAAGGGAGCGTTGCTGGCGCTGGTAGGCCGCAATGCTAACAATCTGGAAGAGTTAGCCAACGAAATCAACAACAAAGGCGGCAAAGCCAGCACCATCGTTGCCGACTTTGAACTCGCAGGGGCTGCCCGGCAGGTTGCCATGCAAGCGCATGAAAAACTGGGCAGCATCGACATCCTGATCAACAATGCCGCGATTATGGATTTCATCCGGTTTGAAGATCAAAGCCAGGAGCGTATCGCACACATGATACAGACCAATGTGACGGCCACCATCCAGCTGGCACATGCGGTACTGCCGGCATTCAAGGCAGTCGGCCAGGGACATTTTGTGATGATAGGCTCGATTCTGGGCTCGCTGGGCTTTCCGTATTACGCCACCTATTGCGCCAGCAAGTTCGCTGTACACGGCTTTTCGCAGGCGCTGCGCCGCGAATTGGTAGATACGGACATCGGGGTCACCTACATCGCGCCGCGAGGCGTGAACACGCCCCTGAATGACGCAGCCACCCTCGCCATGCTTGCAAAAACCGGCGGCAACCTGGATGAACCGGGAAAAATAGCCGCTATCGTGGTCAACGCGCTGGAACAGGAAAAACAGGAAGTATTCATCGGACAACCGGAGTCATTCTTTGCCTGGCTTAACGGCGTTGCGCCCAAGATCGTGAATTTAGGCCTGAGGAAACAAGCCCGTGTGGCGAAATCATTCGCCATCAGAAAGCTGAAATAA